From a single Maylandia zebra isolate NMK-2024a linkage group LG3, Mzebra_GT3a, whole genome shotgun sequence genomic region:
- the LOC143414049 gene encoding putative high affinity immunoglobulin gamma Fc receptor IC has protein sequence MKYSLLCVPGLFLLSSFFYGNAEELGEKVTLTADSTNIPAGDSVTLTCDVKESAKLKYEWFRQTSSEEKSIITHESGRVISVSKGGNYTCKAEGKNVTITESDSVTIQETVRNSITVKLQHSWSQIFTGETITLRCEIQGGEGKVWKYEWTAPNTNSPPTSSEYRISRVSVSHSGDYRCRGSSDYLLTGWSDAFRLTVSSSKPRATLTAHSSVIPAGGSVTLSCSVEGSAGWKYNWFRRDSVSSKAQLMRGNNANRVISVSQGGLYHCRGGRGDPVYYTEDSAPVTIQKQGQS, from the exons AACTTGGAGAGAAGGTCACTTTGACAGCAGACAGCACAAACATACCAGCAGGGGAcagtgtgacactgacctgTGATGTGAAGGAGTCtgctaaattaaaatatgaatggtTCAGACAAACTTCATCTGAAGAGAAGTCCATAATAACTCATGAATCAGGCAGAGTGATATCTGTCTCTAAAGGAGGAAATTACACCTGTAAAGCTGAAGGGAAAAATGTCACCATAACAGAAAGTGACTCAGTCACCATTCAGGAAACTG ttCGTAACAGCATTACAGTGaaactgcagcacagctggTCTCAGATATTCACTGGTGAGACAATCACTctcagatgtgagattcagggaggtgaaggaaaGGTGTGGAAATATGAATGGACAGCACCCAACACAAACAGCCCTCCAACATCCAGTGAATACAGGATCAGCAGAGTTTCAGTGTCCCACAGTGGAGACTACAGATGTCGGGGTAGCAGTGACTATCTCTTAACAGGATGGAGTGATGCCTTCAGACTGACAGTTTCAT caagtaaacccagagccacactgacagcacacagttcagtcataccagcagggggcagtgtgacactgagctgctctgtggagggctctgctggctggaagTATAACTGGTTCAGACGTGATTCAGTCTCTTCTAAAGCTCAGCTCATGAGAGGAAATAATGCAAACAGAGTTATTAGTGTCTCACAAGGAGGTCTGTAccactgcagaggagggagaggagatccagtttactacacagaggacagTGCTCCAGTTACAATTCAGAAACAAGGTCAGAGTTAA